In the genome of Elephas maximus indicus isolate mEleMax1 chromosome 6, mEleMax1 primary haplotype, whole genome shotgun sequence, one region contains:
- the SSB gene encoding lupus La protein, with translation MAENGDSEKMAALEAKICHQIEYYFGDFNLPRDKFLKEQIKLDEGWVPLEIMIKFNRLNRLTTDFNVIVEALSKSKVELMEISEDKTKIRRSPSKPLPEVTDEYKNDVKNRSVYIKGFPTDATLDDIKEWLEDKGQVLNILMRRTLHKAFKGSIFVVFDSIESAKKFVETPGQKYKDTDLLILFKEDYFAKKNEERKQNKLEAKLRAKQEQEEKQKLAEDAEMKSLEEKMGCLLKFSGDLDDQTCREDLQDLFSSHGEIKWIDFVRGAKEGVILFKEKAKEALDKAKDASNGNLQLRNKEVTWEVLEGEVEKAALKKILEDQQESLNKWKSKGRKFKGKGKGNKVAQAGSAKGKVQFQGKKTKFDSDDECDENGAAGSVKRAREEADREEEPASKQQKTENGSGDQ, from the exons ATGGCTGAAAATGGTGATAGTGAAAAAATGGCTGCACTGGAGGCCAAAATCTGTCATCAAATTGAG TATTATTTTGGTGACTTTAATTTGCCACGGGACAAATTTTTAAAGGAACAGATCAAACTGGATGAAGGCTGGGTACCTTTGGAGATAATGATAAAATTCAACAG GCTAAACCGTTTAACAACAGACTTTAATGTAATAGTAGAAGCACTGAGCAAGTCAAAGGTAGAACTCATGGAAATAAGTGAAGATAAAACTAAAATCAGAAGATCTCCAAGCAAACCCCTCCCTGAAGTGACTGATGAGTATAAAAATGATGTAAAAAACAGATCCGTTTATATC aaaGGCTTCCCAACTGATGCAACCCTTGATGACATAAAAGAATGGTTAGAAGACAAAGGTCAAGTACTAAATATCCTGATGAGAAGAACACTGCACAAAGCATTTAAG GGGTCAATATTTGTTGTGTTTGATAGCATTGAATCTGCTAAGAAGTTTGTAGAGACCCCTGGCCAGAAGTACAAAGACACAGACCTGCTAATACTTTTCAA GGAAGATTACTttgcaaaaaagaatgaagaaagaaagcaaaataaactAGAAGCTAAATTACGAGCTAAACA AGagcaagaagaaaaacagaagttagCAGAAGATGCTGAAATG AAATCTCTAGAAGAAAAAATGGGCTGCTTGCTGAAATTTTCAGGTGACTTAGATGATCAGACCTGTAGAGAAGATTTGCAGGACCTTTTCTCAAGTCACGGAGAAATAAAATGGATAGACTTTGTCAGAGGAGCAAAAGAG gGAGTAATCCTATTTAAAGAAAAAGCTAAAGAAGCACTGGATAAAGCCAAAGATGCAAGTAATGGTAACCTGCAATTAAGGAACAAAGAAGTGACGTGGGAAGTACTAGAAGGAGAGGTAGAAAAAGCAGCATTGAAAAAAATCTTGGAAGATCAACAAGAATCCCTGAACAAATGGAAGTCAAAAG GTCGCaaatttaaaggaaaaggaaagggaaataaagttgCCCAGGCTGGGTCTGCTAAAGGAAAAGTACAATTTCAGGGCAAAAAAACTAAATTTGATagtgatgatgaatgtgatgaaaATGGTGCGGCTG GATCAGTGAAAAGAGCAAGAGAAGAAGCAGACAGAGAAGAAGAACCTGcatcaaaacaacagaaaacagaaaatggtTCTGGAGACCAgtaa